In the Olleya sp. Hel_I_94 genome, one interval contains:
- the yidC gene encoding membrane protein insertase YidC, with the protein MEEKKLDVKSIIGFVLIFGILLFMMWQNQPSPEELKAQEVEKQAQIEAQKKVNATAPSETKVTTALDFSKPKDSTQVAALQSKIGDFAYSLATTTATDSEVLVESDLLALKFNTKGGHLSEVKLKNFVNFDSIPIYLVKDGNSVFNINFQTTDNRTLNTKDLYFQPTVSKSGENTVVSMKLKTAEDKFLEYNYVVKPNDYMVDFTIKSQGLESAINTSNPINLDWTQKTIRHDQSISYENRYTRLTYQTDGDVDKLSQMGDDDEVEEDVTWLSYRQHFFSTILVSDKAFKEVSITSKNLVEDEAVDSVFTKQFSTKTALALNGASINNNLKLYYGPTDSEILKKYDDNLVESIPFGWGIFGWINKFLFIPLFNGLSSFLPYGIAIIVMTVLIKLAMSFVQYKQYLSQMKLKVLKPELDAIREKYKDNKMKAQQETMALQNKAGASPLAGCLPAFIQMPVFYALFMFFPTAFALRQKKFLWAEDLSSYDVVAELPFNIPLYGDHVSLFPILAAIAIFFYMKLTTGQNQMSAPQQEGMPDMAKMMKYMIYFAPIMMLIFFNQYASGLSLYYFISNLISIGILLVIKNFILDEDKIHANIQVQKAKPKKESKFQKKMKEMMEQAEKQKQMQQKNKGK; encoded by the coding sequence ATGGAAGAAAAAAAACTAGACGTTAAGTCGATAATAGGATTTGTATTAATTTTCGGAATCTTATTATTCATGATGTGGCAAAACCAGCCATCTCCTGAAGAGCTTAAAGCGCAAGAGGTAGAAAAGCAAGCTCAAATTGAGGCTCAGAAAAAAGTAAATGCTACAGCTCCATCAGAGACTAAAGTTACTACTGCATTAGATTTTTCTAAACCAAAGGACTCTACTCAAGTAGCAGCATTACAATCAAAAATCGGTGATTTTGCTTATTCTTTAGCGACTACAACTGCTACAGATAGTGAGGTATTGGTTGAAAGTGATTTGTTAGCATTAAAGTTTAATACAAAAGGTGGTCATTTATCAGAGGTTAAACTTAAAAACTTTGTAAACTTTGATTCTATTCCAATTTACTTAGTAAAGGATGGTAATTCGGTATTTAATATCAATTTCCAAACAACAGATAATCGTACTTTAAATACTAAAGATTTATATTTTCAGCCTACAGTTAGTAAAAGTGGAGAAAACACAGTAGTGTCCATGAAGTTAAAAACTGCAGAAGATAAATTTTTGGAGTATAATTATGTAGTTAAGCCAAACGATTATATGGTAGATTTTACCATTAAATCTCAAGGTTTAGAGTCTGCTATAAATACGTCAAATCCTATTAATTTAGATTGGACACAAAAAACAATAAGACATGACCAAAGTATTAGTTACGAGAATAGATACACACGTTTAACCTACCAAACAGATGGTGATGTAGACAAGTTATCTCAGATGGGTGACGATGATGAGGTTGAAGAGGACGTAACATGGTTATCATACAGACAACACTTTTTTAGTACTATTCTAGTGTCTGATAAAGCGTTTAAGGAAGTTTCAATTACATCTAAAAACTTAGTAGAAGACGAAGCGGTAGATTCTGTATTTACAAAACAATTTTCTACTAAAACTGCATTAGCTTTAAATGGAGCCTCAATTAACAACAATTTAAAGTTGTATTATGGACCAACAGATAGCGAGATTTTAAAAAAATACGATGATAATTTAGTGGAAAGTATCCCATTTGGATGGGGAATTTTTGGATGGATTAACAAGTTTTTATTTATTCCATTATTTAACGGATTAAGTTCGTTTTTACCTTACGGAATTGCAATTATTGTAATGACAGTACTTATTAAGTTGGCTATGTCATTTGTGCAATACAAGCAATACTTATCGCAAATGAAGCTTAAAGTTTTAAAACCAGAACTTGATGCTATCAGAGAAAAGTATAAAGACAACAAAATGAAGGCGCAACAGGAAACTATGGCACTTCAAAACAAAGCAGGAGCAAGTCCTTTAGCAGGATGTTTACCAGCATTTATTCAAATGCCAGTATTTTATGCTTTATTTATGTTTTTCCCAACTGCATTTGCTTTAAGACAGAAAAAGTTTTTATGGGCAGAAGATTTATCTTCTTATGATGTTGTTGCAGAATTACCTTTTAATATCCCATTATATGGAGATCACGTAAGTTTATTTCCAATATTAGCTGCAATCGCTATTTTCTTTTACATGAAGTTAACGACTGGTCAAAACCAAATGTCAGCGCCACAACAAGAAGGCATGCCTGATATGGCTAAGATGATGAAGTATATGATATACTTTGCTCCAATCATGATGTTAATTTTCTTTAATCAATACGCTTCAGGACTAAGTTTATACTATTTTATCTCTAATTTAATTAGTATTGGTATTTTATTGGTAATTAAGAATTTTATATTAGATGAAGATAAGATTCATGCTAATATTCAGGTTCAAAAAGCTAAGCCTAAAAAAGAAAGCAAGTTTCAGAAAAAAATGAAAGAAATGATGGAACAAGCTGAAAAACAAAAACAAATGCAACAAAAAAATAAAGGTAAATAA
- a CDS encoding CTP synthase — MTSETKYIFVTGGVTSSLGKGIIAASLAKLLQAQGYRTTIQKLDPYINVDPGTLNPYEHGECYVTDDGAETDLDLGHYERFLNVPTSQANNVTTGRIYQSVINRERKGEFLGKTVQVIPHITDEIKHRIQILGNSGDYDIVITEIGGTVGDIESLPYIEAVRQLKWDLGDNNALVIHLTLIPYLTAAGELKTKPTQHSVKTLMESGVQADILVCRTEHELPSDLKRKLALFCNVREEAIIQSIDASTIYDVPNLMLEEKLDQVVLKKLALNSDVPDLTTWNKFVQRHKNPKSEITIGLIGKYVELQDSYKSILEAFIHAGAENEVKVNVESVHSEYLNADNIKMKLSHLDGVLVAPGFGERGIEGKITAIKYVRENNIPFLGICLGMQMAVIEFCRNVMGLADANSTEMDSKTTNPVIDIMEDQKTITDKGGTMRLGAWDCHIEKESIAYKVYRSQDIKERHRHRYEFNSNFKTQIEAAGLKATGYNPDTKLVEIVENPSHPWFVGVQYHPEYKSTVANPHPLFVAFVKASLKHSKKK, encoded by the coding sequence ATGACATCAGAAACTAAGTACATATTTGTAACAGGAGGAGTAACATCTTCCTTAGGAAAAGGAATTATAGCAGCATCTCTTGCTAAACTACTTCAAGCGCAAGGTTACAGAACCACAATCCAAAAATTAGACCCTTATATTAACGTAGATCCAGGTACGCTAAACCCATATGAGCATGGCGAATGTTATGTTACAGATGATGGTGCAGAAACCGATTTGGACCTTGGACATTATGAGCGTTTTTTAAACGTACCAACTAGTCAAGCTAATAATGTTACGACTGGACGTATTTATCAAAGCGTTATAAATCGTGAACGTAAAGGTGAGTTTTTAGGAAAAACAGTACAAGTTATCCCTCATATTACTGACGAAATTAAACACAGAATCCAAATCCTAGGTAATTCTGGAGATTATGATATTGTTATTACAGAAATTGGTGGAACCGTTGGAGATATTGAGTCCTTACCATACATTGAAGCAGTAAGACAATTAAAATGGGATTTAGGTGATAATAATGCATTAGTAATTCACTTAACATTAATTCCATATTTAACAGCAGCTGGAGAGTTAAAAACAAAACCAACCCAACATAGTGTAAAAACATTAATGGAAAGTGGTGTACAAGCAGATATATTAGTTTGTCGTACAGAGCATGAATTACCTTCAGATCTAAAAAGAAAATTAGCTTTATTTTGTAATGTACGCGAAGAGGCAATCATACAATCTATTGATGCATCAACAATTTATGATGTGCCAAATTTAATGCTTGAAGAAAAACTGGATCAAGTTGTACTTAAAAAATTAGCATTAAATAGTGACGTTCCTGATTTAACAACTTGGAATAAGTTTGTACAAAGACATAAAAATCCAAAATCTGAAATTACAATTGGATTAATAGGTAAATATGTAGAGTTACAAGATTCTTATAAGTCTATATTAGAAGCATTTATTCATGCTGGAGCAGAAAACGAAGTTAAAGTAAATGTAGAGTCTGTACATTCTGAGTATTTAAATGCAGACAATATTAAAATGAAGTTATCACACCTTGATGGTGTATTAGTAGCTCCAGGTTTTGGAGAGCGTGGTATAGAAGGAAAAATAACAGCAATTAAATATGTACGCGAAAACAACATTCCGTTTTTAGGAATTTGTTTAGGTATGCAAATGGCAGTTATTGAGTTTTGTCGTAACGTCATGGGATTAGCAGATGCTAACTCTACAGAAATGGATTCTAAGACTACAAATCCAGTTATTGATATTATGGAAGACCAAAAAACCATCACAGACAAAGGAGGAACAATGCGTCTTGGTGCTTGGGATTGCCATATCGAAAAAGAGTCTATAGCTTATAAAGTCTACCGATCTCAAGATATTAAAGAGCGTCACAGACATAGATATGAGTTTAATAGTAATTTTAAAACTCAAATTGAAGCTGCAGGATTAAAAGCAACTGGTTATAATCCTGATACAAAATTGGTCGAAATTGTTGAAAATCCATCTCATCCTTGGTTTGTTGGTGTGCAATACCACCCAGAATATAAAAGTACAGTAGCCAATCCACATCCTTTATTTGTGGCATTTGTAAAAGCAAGTTTAAAGCACAGTAAGAAAAAATAA
- a CDS encoding cation diffusion facilitator family transporter, giving the protein MTNEQTAIRTTYFSIIGNTLLALIKGLAGVFGNSYALIADAIESTTDIFASLLVLFGFKYAKRPADDNHPYGHGKIEPLITFAVVAFLVVSATIIASESIHNILTPHKTPKSWTLIVLGVIIIWKEIAFQIVIKKSKQTNSSSLKADAWHHRSDAITSVMAFIGISIAIVFGKGFETADDWAALFASAFILYNSYLILRPALGEVMDEQVYDDLIIDIREQSLKVEGVLGTEKCFIRKAGMKFNVDLHAIVDGNISVKLGHDISHNLKDYLREQIPNLGHVLIHIEPNENY; this is encoded by the coding sequence ATGACTAACGAGCAAACTGCAATACGAACAACTTACTTTAGTATTATCGGAAACACATTGCTTGCGCTTATTAAGGGACTTGCTGGTGTTTTTGGAAACTCTTATGCATTAATCGCAGATGCTATTGAGTCTACAACAGATATATTTGCTTCACTATTAGTATTATTTGGTTTTAAATATGCAAAACGACCTGCAGATGATAATCATCCTTATGGTCATGGAAAAATCGAACCTTTAATCACTTTTGCTGTTGTTGCCTTTTTAGTTGTGTCTGCGACCATTATTGCATCAGAGAGTATTCATAATATTTTAACACCTCATAAAACACCTAAATCATGGACACTAATTGTTTTAGGTGTGATTATTATTTGGAAAGAAATAGCGTTTCAGATTGTAATAAAAAAAAGTAAACAAACCAATAGCTCATCATTAAAAGCAGACGCTTGGCACCATCGTAGTGATGCTATAACGTCAGTGATGGCATTTATTGGTATCTCTATAGCAATAGTATTTGGTAAAGGATTTGAAACTGCTGATGATTGGGCTGCTTTATTTGCGTCAGCCTTTATATTATATAATAGTTATTTAATTTTAAGACCTGCTTTAGGTGAAGTCATGGATGAGCAAGTTTATGATGATCTAATTATTGACATTAGAGAACAATCCTTAAAAGTGGAAGGTGTTTTAGGTACTGAAAAATGCTTTATACGTAAAGCTGGAATGAAGTTTAATGTTGATTTACATGCTATTGTGGATGGTAATATTTCAGTAAAACTAGGACACGACATTTCTCACAACTTAAAAGACTATTTGCGAGAACAAATACCAAATTTAGGACACGTGCTTATTCATATAGAGCCTAATGAAAACTATTAA
- a CDS encoding DUF3820 family protein, with protein sequence MLQPDKDFLIKLAHTKMPFGKYKDRFLIDLPEYYIVWYHNKGFPKGKLGEMLETVYTVKLNGLEDLIRNIKKQYPK encoded by the coding sequence TTGCTTCAACCAGACAAAGATTTTTTAATTAAATTGGCACATACCAAAATGCCTTTTGGTAAATATAAAGACCGTTTCTTGATAGACTTACCAGAGTATTATATTGTTTGGTATCATAATAAAGGATTCCCTAAAGGAAAGCTAGGCGAAATGTTAGAAACCGTTTATACGGTTAAATTAAATGGATTGGAAGATTTAATTCGTAACATAAAAAAACAATATCCTAAATAG
- a CDS encoding LysM peptidoglycan-binding domain-containing protein, giving the protein MRKLIYILSVVVMFGCASAKAQNYKTHKVNAGETIEQIAAKYSVTKSQIYALNPDARKEVKVNSVLIIPNSKAAQTSPKLTEVKTLDGFKTHKVKRKETLYSLSKKYDVEQEEIKKHNPELYANNLRKGDKIKIPVYKVTKAIVETKLATKTHTVNPKEGKWRIAYQYGITVQELEDLNPDMSAVLQPGEVINVPNLEAEEVKTIDEKYSYYTVLKSEGFYRLKLKTGLEQEQLEQLNPELLTTGLKEGMVLKIPFDANVRAKNEGLGITLAGEKLYTSDLTTRNLDVNTKHIAIMLPFKLSKVDADSVYDAKKLIKNDPYVSTSLDFYSGAKMAIDSLATLGINLKVDIYDTENRESKVVSLLQSNNFDDVDVVIGPVMPKLFNTAAATLKSKKIPLVSPITKTVDLQENVFQSRPDEALLKEKLLNYFKADSTSHFIIVSDMKNKATADALKVSFPKAAMVKSRKVAKTGADAYYVFDQDMVNVLKPGKNIVFLETENAGFVSNVSSILNSKIKPNMSVVLTTTDKNSAFEDDEVRSTHLSNLGFTYASINKSFSEDENNSFAKRYKAMYNESPNTYAVRGFDLTMDVVLRLVTSEDIYTSVNESPLTTYVENKFAYKKKLFGGYYNNTVYIVKYQDLKIVEVKN; this is encoded by the coding sequence ATGAGAAAATTAATATATATCTTAAGCGTAGTCGTAATGTTTGGCTGTGCTTCCGCGAAAGCGCAAAATTACAAAACGCATAAAGTAAATGCAGGAGAAACTATAGAGCAAATTGCTGCTAAATATAGTGTTACAAAATCTCAGATTTATGCATTAAATCCAGACGCTAGAAAAGAAGTAAAAGTAAATTCTGTACTTATTATTCCAAATAGTAAAGCTGCACAAACATCACCAAAATTAACAGAGGTTAAAACATTAGATGGCTTTAAAACCCACAAGGTTAAGCGTAAAGAAACACTATATAGTTTATCTAAAAAATATGATGTAGAGCAAGAGGAAATTAAAAAGCATAATCCAGAACTATATGCTAACAATTTGCGTAAAGGTGATAAAATTAAAATTCCAGTTTACAAAGTAACTAAAGCTATTGTTGAGACAAAATTAGCGACAAAAACACATACTGTTAATCCAAAAGAAGGAAAATGGCGTATAGCTTACCAATACGGTATAACAGTACAAGAGTTAGAAGATTTAAATCCTGATATGTCAGCTGTTTTACAACCAGGAGAAGTTATAAATGTTCCTAATCTAGAAGCTGAAGAAGTAAAAACAATAGATGAAAAATACAGTTATTACACAGTTTTAAAATCTGAAGGATTTTATAGACTAAAACTTAAAACCGGATTAGAACAGGAGCAATTAGAGCAATTAAATCCAGAGCTTTTAACCACAGGCTTAAAAGAAGGTATGGTTTTAAAAATACCTTTTGATGCTAATGTTAGAGCAAAAAATGAAGGTTTAGGTATCACTTTGGCAGGAGAGAAGTTGTATACATCAGATTTAACAACACGTAATTTGGATGTAAATACAAAACATATAGCAATAATGCTACCTTTTAAATTAAGTAAGGTAGATGCAGACTCAGTTTACGACGCTAAAAAGCTAATAAAAAACGATCCTTATGTTAGTACCTCTTTAGATTTTTACTCAGGAGCAAAAATGGCAATAGATAGTTTAGCAACTTTAGGAATAAATCTTAAGGTAGATATCTATGATACAGAAAATAGAGAAAGTAAAGTTGTGTCATTATTACAATCTAATAATTTTGACGATGTAGATGTAGTGATTGGACCAGTAATGCCAAAACTTTTTAATACTGCAGCAGCAACACTAAAAAGTAAAAAAATACCATTAGTATCTCCAATAACAAAAACGGTAGACTTACAAGAAAATGTGTTTCAGTCTAGACCAGACGAGGCATTGTTAAAAGAAAAACTATTAAATTATTTTAAAGCAGATAGCACATCACACTTTATAATCGTCTCTGATATGAAAAATAAAGCAACAGCAGATGCGCTTAAGGTGTCTTTCCCTAAGGCAGCAATGGTAAAATCTAGAAAAGTTGCTAAGACAGGAGCAGATGCTTATTATGTATTTGATCAGGATATGGTTAATGTGCTTAAACCAGGTAAAAATATTGTCTTTTTAGAAACTGAAAATGCAGGATTTGTATCAAATGTTTCTAGTATCTTAAATTCTAAAATTAAACCAAATATGTCTGTCGTATTAACAACTACAGATAAAAATAGTGCGTTTGAGGATGATGAGGTTAGAAGTACGCATTTGTCTAATTTAGGATTTACCTATGCGTCCATTAATAAGTCTTTTAGCGAAGACGAAAATAACAGTTTTGCAAAACGTTACAAAGCAATGTATAATGAGTCACCAAACACATACGCTGTAAGAGGATTTGATTTAACAATGGATGTTGTTTTACGTTTAGTAACTTCAGAGGATATTTATACCTCTGTAAACGAGTCACCATTGACAACTTATGTAGAAAATAAATTTGCATACAAAAAGAAATTATTTGGAGGGTATTACAACAATACAGTATACATTGTTAAATACCAAGATTTAAAAATAGTAGAAGTAAAAAATTAA
- the guaA gene encoding glutamine-hydrolyzing GMP synthase, translating into MQHDKVLILDFGSQYTQLIARRVRELNIYSEIHPFNKPPKNVDDYKAVILSGSPMSVRSKDAFHPDLSEIRGKKPMLAVCYGAQYLAHFSGGEVAESNTREYGRANLSFVEEDTFFKNITIGSQVWMSHSDTIKHLPTNAKLLASTHDVQNAAYKIEGESTYAIQFHPEVYHSKDGKQLLENFLVSIANVNPDWTPNAFVQETVEDLQAKLGDDKVVLGLSGGVDSSVAAMLLHKAIGKNLYCIFVNNGLLRKNEFSDVLEQYKGMGLNVKGVDASARFLDALAGLSDPEKKRKAIGNAFIEVFDQEANLIEDVKWLAQGTIYPDVIESVSATGGPSATIKSHHNVGGLPDYMKLKIVEPLRALFKDEVRRVGASMGMDKDLLGRHPFPGPGLAIRILGDITAEKVRILQEVDAVFINGLRDAGLYDKVWQAGAILLPVNSVGVMGDERTYEKCVALRAVESTDGMTADWVNLPYEFLQKTSNDIINKVKGVNRVVYDISSKPPATIEWE; encoded by the coding sequence ATGCAACACGACAAAGTACTTATTTTAGATTTCGGATCGCAATACACACAACTAATTGCGCGCAGAGTTAGAGAGCTTAACATCTATTCCGAGATACACCCTTTTAACAAACCACCAAAAAACGTAGACGACTACAAAGCAGTAATACTGTCTGGTAGCCCAATGTCTGTAAGATCAAAGGATGCTTTTCATCCGGATCTGTCAGAAATTAGAGGTAAAAAGCCTATGCTAGCTGTCTGTTACGGAGCACAATATTTAGCCCATTTTTCTGGAGGTGAAGTAGCCGAATCTAATACACGCGAGTATGGTCGTGCCAACTTAAGTTTTGTAGAGGAGGATACATTTTTTAAAAATATAACAATAGGTAGTCAAGTATGGATGAGTCACAGTGACACTATCAAACACCTACCAACAAACGCAAAATTATTAGCAAGCACACACGATGTGCAAAATGCAGCTTATAAGATAGAAGGCGAGTCGACTTACGCGATTCAATTTCATCCAGAAGTTTACCACTCTAAAGATGGTAAACAATTACTAGAAAACTTTTTAGTATCAATCGCAAATGTAAATCCAGATTGGACACCAAATGCATTTGTGCAAGAAACCGTTGAGGATTTACAAGCAAAACTTGGAGACGATAAAGTTGTTCTTGGATTATCAGGAGGCGTAGACAGCTCAGTAGCTGCCATGTTATTGCACAAAGCAATAGGTAAAAACCTGTACTGCATTTTTGTAAATAACGGATTATTACGTAAAAACGAATTTTCTGATGTATTAGAACAATACAAAGGAATGGGCTTAAACGTAAAAGGTGTAGACGCTTCGGCACGCTTTTTGGATGCATTAGCAGGACTGAGTGATCCAGAAAAAAAGCGTAAAGCTATTGGTAACGCGTTTATCGAAGTTTTTGACCAAGAAGCAAACCTAATAGAAGACGTAAAATGGTTAGCACAAGGGACTATTTATCCAGACGTGATAGAAAGTGTAAGTGCAACAGGAGGACCAAGTGCAACAATAAAAAGTCATCATAATGTAGGTGGATTACCAGACTACATGAAACTTAAAATTGTAGAGCCACTTCGCGCTTTGTTTAAGGACGAAGTAAGACGTGTAGGTGCAAGTATGGGTATGGATAAAGACCTTTTAGGACGCCATCCATTTCCAGGACCAGGTCTAGCAATCAGGATTTTAGGTGATATCACTGCAGAAAAAGTACGTATATTACAAGAAGTAGATGCAGTATTTATTAACGGATTACGCGACGCAGGATTATACGATAAAGTATGGCAAGCAGGTGCTATTTTACTACCAGTAAATAGTGTAGGAGTTATGGGTGACGAGCGTACTTACGAGAAATGTGTAGCACTAAGAGCAGTAGAAAGTACTGATGGTATGACTGCAGACTGGGTAAATTTACCATACGAGTTTTTACAAAAAACAAGTAACGATATAATAAACAAAGTAAAAGGCGTTAATAGAGTAGTGTACGATATAAGCAGTAAGCCACCAGCAACTATTGAGTGGGAATAA
- a CDS encoding pyridoxal phosphate-dependent decarboxylase family protein, whose translation MHKIDLDLVEMTLDVMKYTIDRISKTEDVIGKPQKAETLKALVGETVTDKGIGGETAFNLWKQHLMHANVKIDHPRHLAFVPASPTRASILFDLVTSASSIHGAYWMEGAGGIFCENEAMKWIVSLTGLPQGAFGVFTSGGTAANLSAIVTAREYWRSLNDDNKNQKGLIITSIGAHSSIKAMAKVVDVDVLLVDTEDRLKGDALKQTIADLTTHQRQRLFAVVATGGTTNAGIIDDLEGIANICETEHLWLHVDAAYGGGALAANSVRHLFNGIEKADSITIDPHKWMFSPYDCGAVIYKQPELAKKAHAQEGSYLDIFKDEGAHGFNPTDYQIQLTRRVRGLPLWFSLATHGTDRYKEAVERGLELATIAGQLIKNMDHVELVRDPSLSCVLYRRKGWTANDYRDWTFKNHDKGFALVTPTKWKTGATFETVSRFCFINPDTTTQDIKAILESMK comes from the coding sequence ATGCATAAAATAGATTTAGATTTAGTTGAAATGACGCTAGACGTCATGAAATATACAATAGATCGTATTTCAAAAACTGAAGACGTCATTGGTAAACCTCAAAAAGCCGAAACTTTAAAGGCACTAGTAGGAGAAACAGTGACAGACAAAGGTATTGGTGGCGAGACTGCTTTTAACCTATGGAAGCAACACTTAATGCATGCCAATGTAAAAATTGATCATCCACGTCATTTAGCATTTGTGCCAGCATCTCCAACCAGAGCCTCTATTTTATTTGATTTGGTAACTTCAGCATCAAGTATTCATGGTGCGTATTGGATGGAAGGAGCAGGTGGTATTTTTTGCGAAAACGAAGCTATGAAGTGGATTGTATCCTTAACAGGATTACCACAAGGTGCTTTTGGTGTATTTACTAGTGGTGGTACTGCAGCAAACTTGTCTGCAATTGTTACAGCACGCGAGTATTGGAGAAGTTTAAACGATGACAACAAAAATCAAAAAGGGTTAATCATTACCTCAATTGGTGCACACTCTTCAATCAAAGCTATGGCTAAAGTGGTGGATGTGGATGTATTATTGGTAGATACAGAAGACCGTTTAAAAGGGGACGCTTTAAAGCAAACTATTGCAGACTTAACAACACACCAAAGACAACGTCTATTTGCGGTAGTTGCAACAGGAGGAACTACAAATGCAGGAATTATTGACGATTTAGAAGGTATTGCAAACATTTGCGAAACAGAACATTTATGGTTGCATGTAGATGCAGCTTATGGTGGTGGTGCGTTAGCAGCAAACTCTGTTAGGCACTTATTTAACGGAATTGAAAAAGCAGACAGCATTACCATTGATCCACACAAATGGATGTTTTCTCCATACGATTGTGGTGCTGTAATATATAAGCAACCAGAATTAGCTAAAAAAGCGCACGCACAGGAAGGTTCCTATTTAGATATTTTTAAAGACGAAGGAGCACATGGTTTTAATCCAACAGATTACCAAATACAACTAACACGTCGTGTACGTGGATTACCTTTATGGTTTAGTTTAGCTACTCATGGTACAGATAGGTATAAAGAAGCTGTGGAGCGTGGTTTGGAATTAGCAACCATAGCTGGACAATTAATAAAAAATATGGATCATGTAGAGCTTGTAAGAGATCCAAGCTTATCTTGTGTACTTTATAGACGCAAGGGATGGACAGCAAATGACTACAGAGATTGGACTTTTAAAAATCACGATAAAGGCTTTGCATTAGTAACACCAACCAAATGGAAAACTGGAGCTACTTTTGAAACAGTTTCTCGTTTTTGCTTTATAAATCCAGACACAACTACTCAAGATATTAAAGCGATTTTGGAGTCCATGAAATAG